A window from Elusimicrobia bacterium HGW-Elusimicrobia-1 encodes these proteins:
- a CDS encoding transketolase: MKSGRKSFLEKKSAWVRREVLSIHRTAKEPRLSSSLSCVEIFVALYYGGVVKYDPSDLKWEKRDRMIVSKGHGGIPLYPIFADLGFFHKKELKQVCRKDALLGSMPDPNIPGFETINGSLGHGLGVACGMALALKRTKNSAEIFVLLGDGELYEGSVWEAIMFAAHRRLDNLTVIVDNNKVCMLGRCRNILNLEPLEKKFEVFGWDTVSADGHDASRLADILKKLKKQKRGKPKIIVADTVKGKGVPVLERDALSHIKTLTDEQVDATIRGMK; encoded by the coding sequence ATGAAATCCGGGCGCAAGTCGTTCTTAGAGAAAAAATCCGCGTGGGTCAGAAGAGAGGTTCTTTCGATTCACCGGACGGCCAAGGAGCCCCGCCTGTCATCGTCGCTTTCCTGCGTGGAGATATTCGTCGCGTTGTATTACGGCGGAGTCGTCAAGTATGACCCGTCGGATCTGAAGTGGGAAAAACGCGACAGAATGATAGTAAGCAAGGGCCACGGCGGCATACCTCTTTATCCCATATTCGCGGATCTGGGGTTTTTCCACAAGAAAGAGTTGAAGCAAGTATGCCGCAAGGATGCTCTGCTCGGTTCGATGCCCGATCCCAATATCCCGGGTTTTGAGACGATAAACGGTTCGTTGGGGCACGGTCTCGGCGTTGCCTGCGGAATGGCATTGGCGCTTAAAAGAACTAAAAACTCCGCGGAAATTTTTGTGCTGCTCGGCGACGGCGAACTCTACGAGGGTTCCGTATGGGAGGCAATAATGTTTGCGGCGCACCGCCGTCTCGATAATCTTACCGTCATAGTCGACAATAACAAGGTCTGTATGCTCGGCCGCTGCCGGAATATTTTGAATTTAGAGCCGCTTGAAAAGAAATTCGAGGTTTTCGGGTGGGATACCGTCTCGGCCGACGGTCACGACGCCTCGCGGCTTGCGGACATCCTGAAAAAGTTGAAAAAACAAAAAAGGGGCAAACCCAAAATCATCGTGGCCGATACGGTAAAGGGCAAGGGTGTGCCGGTTTTGGAAAGGGACGCGTTGAGCCACATAAAGACCCTGACGGACGAGCAAGTCGATGCGACCATCAGGGGGATGAAATGA
- a CDS encoding transketolase, whose amino-acid sequence MKIRHKYIRDAFIETIYRRMKKDGSIFFLCADFGSPVLDKVRAEMSGNFINVGIAEQNLINVSVGLAMEGFSVYSYAIAPFLTMRAYEQIRNNMSLLAQTGVDVNVNLMGVGAGLSYDVSGPTHHCLEDIAIMRALPNIMVFSPCDTLTAEKFADYSVRIKKPKYIRIDGKPLPAVYTGSSDIKFEVGFSEIKKGRDICVVSTGYMTHRALEAAAALESDGISAGVVDVFMLKSPDEGMLCRALRKYRAVISVEEGFAGKGGLDGLVSGVMRARGFCAPFDGMGFGDSYVFTVGSREYLHRISGLDTRSIVRRSKALLRRNK is encoded by the coding sequence ATGAAAATTCGGCACAAGTACATAAGAGACGCTTTCATAGAAACTATTTACCGCAGAATGAAAAAGGACGGTTCCATTTTTTTTCTGTGCGCCGATTTCGGCTCGCCTGTGCTCGATAAGGTCAGAGCCGAAATGTCCGGCAATTTCATCAATGTGGGCATAGCCGAGCAGAATTTAATAAACGTTTCCGTCGGTCTTGCCATGGAAGGGTTCAGCGTATATTCTTACGCCATAGCGCCCTTTCTTACGATGAGAGCGTATGAACAGATTAGAAACAATATGTCTCTTCTGGCGCAGACCGGTGTCGACGTAAACGTGAATCTTATGGGCGTCGGCGCGGGACTCAGTTACGACGTATCCGGCCCGACGCATCATTGCCTCGAAGATATCGCAATAATGCGCGCGCTTCCCAATATAATGGTTTTTTCTCCGTGCGATACGCTTACGGCCGAAAAGTTCGCGGATTATTCCGTAAGAATCAAAAAACCGAAATACATAAGGATAGACGGCAAGCCGCTTCCGGCGGTATATACCGGCTCTTCCGATATCAAATTTGAAGTGGGTTTCAGTGAAATAAAAAAAGGACGCGATATATGCGTGGTATCCACCGGATATATGACGCACAGAGCGCTTGAGGCCGCGGCCGCTCTTGAGTCCGACGGAATATCCGCCGGCGTGGTCGATGTGTTTATGCTGAAATCTCCCGACGAGGGTATGTTATGCCGCGCCCTGAGAAAATACAGGGCCGTAATCAGCGTCGAAGAGGGTTTCGCCGGCAAGGGCGGGCTCGACGGTCTGGTATCCGGTGTCATGCGCGCGCGCGGTTTCTGCGCGCCGTTCGACGGAATGGGTTTCGGCGATTCTTACGTTTTTACCGTCGGCAGCAGAGAATACCTGCACAGGATTTCCGGCCTTGATACGCGGAGCATCGTCCGACGGTCCAAGGCGCTGCTGAGGCGCAATAAATGA
- a CDS encoding DegT/DnrJ/EryC1/StrS family aminotransferase, with protein MMRYPFGTISITEKSKKLIAEALDAARLSGGRYVREFEKKFAALVGTKEAVAMSSGTDADALALAVLYDFGAKRGDEIIIPSLSFAASGNAVLQAGFIPKFVDVERTTLNIDPSKIEAAITPKTRAVMPVHLMGKPAEMDTITAIARKHKLYVIEDAAEAQSARYKGKEVGTLGDMAAFSLYIAHIISTVEGGAVTTNNPEFAEILRSLRAHGRACKCETCVTSSALKHCEKRFKYDTDVRFVFERIGFSAKMNELEAAVGLGYLDIYPDIYKKRAGNYKYLKERFKRFAPRLVTIEPGPHDVPAPYCFPIILSEEAGFSRDEFSAYLERNGIDTRSLFLSMPTQCAGFAFLGHKLGEFPEAEFIGKSGLHVGVHQDITAAHMDYLIEITEKFLGTK; from the coding sequence ATGATGCGTTATCCATTCGGCACCATCAGTATCACGGAAAAATCCAAAAAACTTATAGCGGAAGCGCTCGACGCCGCCCGTCTTTCCGGCGGGCGTTATGTCAGAGAGTTTGAAAAGAAATTCGCCGCTCTCGTAGGAACCAAGGAAGCGGTGGCTATGTCGTCGGGCACCGACGCGGACGCTCTGGCGCTTGCCGTGCTTTATGATTTCGGCGCCAAAAGAGGCGATGAAATAATAATTCCGTCCCTGTCTTTTGCGGCATCAGGTAACGCTGTTCTTCAGGCGGGCTTCATTCCTAAGTTTGTGGACGTGGAAAGAACTACGCTGAATATCGACCCGTCTAAAATCGAAGCCGCAATCACGCCGAAAACACGGGCGGTAATGCCGGTTCACCTTATGGGCAAACCCGCCGAAATGGACACGATCACGGCGATAGCCCGCAAGCATAAACTTTACGTCATAGAAGACGCCGCGGAAGCGCAGAGCGCCAGGTATAAAGGAAAGGAAGTCGGCACGCTGGGAGATATGGCGGCGTTTAGTTTGTACATCGCGCATATAATTTCTACCGTCGAGGGCGGTGCCGTTACGACGAACAATCCCGAGTTCGCCGAGATACTCAGATCTCTGCGCGCTCACGGCCGCGCCTGCAAATGCGAAACCTGCGTTACCTCGTCGGCGCTCAAGCACTGCGAAAAGCGGTTCAAGTACGACACCGACGTAAGATTCGTTTTCGAGCGCATCGGATTTTCCGCCAAAATGAACGAACTGGAAGCCGCCGTCGGGCTGGGATATCTGGACATTTATCCCGATATTTACAAAAAACGCGCCGGGAATTACAAGTATCTTAAAGAACGTTTCAAACGTTTCGCGCCGCGGCTTGTAACAATAGAGCCGGGGCCTCACGATGTCCCCGCTCCCTATTGCTTTCCCATAATACTCTCGGAAGAAGCCGGTTTTTCAAGAGACGAATTTTCGGCGTATCTGGAAAGAAACGGCATCGACACGCGCTCGCTTTTTCTGTCTATGCCCACTCAGTGCGCGGGATTCGCTTTCCTCGGGCATAAACTCGGAGAATTTCCGGAGGCCGAGTTCATCGGAAAATCCGGGCTTCACGTGGGAGTTCATCAGGATATAACCGCCGCGCATATGGATTATCTTATAGAGATAACGGAGAAATTCCTTGGAACAAAATGA
- the asnB gene encoding asparagine synthase (glutamine-hydrolyzing) — MCGIAGILDYTSAGRVSGADVKKICDAMIHRGPDDEGYHLGLRAADGGYKAGIGMRRLAIIDLEGGRQPIYNEDKSVAVVLNGEIYNFHELRSELETRHRFSTKTDTETIAHLYEEMGEKCVERLRGMFAFAVWDEKRKKLFIARDRIGKKPLYYMSGGGRFVFASEISACLKAASAAPTVDAEALDSYLTYQYVPPPLTIYKQIRALLPATTLSVEADGRMSFREYWFLDFRPKVSIDFREACAETRRLLAEAVRLRMVSDVPLGAFLSGGQDSSIVTGLMSEVSGAPVKTFSIGFEDEEYSELGYARLVAGHFGTEHHEYILKPDYSALLPSIVKHYGQPFADSSALPTFLVSRETRKHVTVALNGDGGDEFFGGYLRYKAMKYAGLLAGPARLFGAGNFRRLASVLPSMSGTPFAKTARYARRLAESFAEPAAVRNINWHCIFSDDAKSRMYTEDFARDRAAGAFGYMREIFDSAPAGNDLDRTFYTDAVSYLPGCLLVKVDIASMANSLEARSPFLDHKVMEFAASLPPSWKLRGTQTKYILKKTFGDFLPPVITNRGKMGFGIPVHRWFRGEWKDLFRDTALSVRALKRGYFREAAVKNLFDEHLSGRRDHGYRLWSLLMLEMWHRTYVDGERL; from the coding sequence ATGTGCGGGATAGCAGGTATACTCGATTATACGTCGGCCGGACGAGTGTCCGGTGCTGACGTAAAAAAAATCTGCGATGCGATGATCCATCGCGGCCCCGACGACGAAGGTTATCATCTGGGGCTTAGGGCCGCCGACGGCGGATACAAGGCCGGCATCGGGATGCGGCGGCTTGCCATCATAGATCTTGAAGGCGGCCGTCAGCCCATCTATAACGAGGATAAAAGCGTCGCGGTCGTCTTAAACGGCGAGATTTATAATTTTCACGAGTTAAGAAGCGAACTTGAAACCCGTCATCGTTTTTCCACAAAGACCGACACCGAAACTATAGCCCATCTCTATGAGGAAATGGGCGAAAAATGCGTCGAGCGGCTGCGCGGCATGTTCGCTTTCGCCGTATGGGACGAAAAAAGAAAAAAACTTTTTATCGCCCGCGACAGAATAGGAAAAAAACCGCTTTACTATATGTCGGGCGGAGGGCGTTTCGTCTTCGCCTCGGAGATTAGCGCCTGCCTCAAAGCGGCCTCCGCCGCGCCGACTGTCGACGCCGAGGCGCTGGATTCATATCTTACTTATCAATACGTGCCGCCGCCTCTTACGATTTACAAACAGATAAGAGCGCTGCTTCCGGCCACCACGCTTTCCGTAGAGGCCGACGGCAGGATGTCCTTCCGCGAATACTGGTTTCTCGATTTCCGGCCCAAGGTCAGCATTGACTTTCGCGAGGCATGCGCCGAAACCAGACGGCTGCTTGCCGAGGCCGTCCGCCTGCGTATGGTGTCCGATGTTCCTCTGGGCGCTTTCCTTTCCGGCGGCCAAGATTCAAGCATAGTCACGGGACTGATGAGCGAAGTTTCGGGCGCTCCCGTAAAAACATTTTCCATAGGTTTCGAGGACGAAGAGTATTCCGAGCTCGGTTACGCGCGCCTTGTCGCCGGACATTTCGGCACAGAGCATCACGAATATATACTCAAACCCGACTACTCCGCTCTTTTGCCGTCGATAGTAAAACATTACGGTCAGCCCTTCGCGGATTCTTCCGCCCTGCCGACATTTCTTGTCTCGCGCGAAACCAGAAAACACGTGACGGTGGCCTTAAACGGCGACGGCGGCGACGAGTTCTTCGGCGGGTATCTTCGTTATAAAGCCATGAAGTACGCCGGTCTTCTGGCCGGACCCGCGCGACTGTTCGGCGCCGGAAATTTTCGGCGACTTGCGTCCGTTTTACCGTCGATGAGCGGGACTCCGTTTGCGAAAACCGCCCGCTACGCCCGACGGCTCGCCGAATCGTTTGCCGAGCCCGCCGCCGTAAGAAACATCAACTGGCACTGCATATTTTCCGACGACGCCAAAAGCCGCATGTACACGGAAGATTTCGCGCGCGATCGCGCGGCCGGCGCGTTCGGCTATATGCGCGAAATATTCGACAGCGCACCCGCCGGAAACGACCTCGACAGGACTTTTTATACCGACGCTGTTTCCTATCTTCCCGGTTGTCTGCTTGTGAAAGTCGACATAGCTTCCATGGCCAACTCGCTCGAAGCCCGCAGTCCGTTTCTCGACCATAAAGTCATGGAGTTCGCGGCTTCTTTGCCGCCGTCGTGGAAACTCCGGGGGACGCAAACAAAATACATATTGAAAAAAACTTTCGGAGATTTCTTGCCGCCGGTCATAACTAACAGAGGCAAAATGGGTTTCGGCATACCCGTGCACAGGTGGTTTCGCGGCGAGTGGAAGGATTTATTCAGAGATACGGCGCTTTCCGTCCGCGCGCTGAAACGCGGATATTTCAGGGAAGCCGCCGTTAAAAATCTTTTCGACGAACATCTCTCCGGCCGGCGGGACCACGGCTACCGCCTTTGGTCTTTGTTGATGCTGGAAATGTGGCACAGAACTTATGTCGACGGCGAACGGCTTTGA
- a CDS encoding histidinol phosphate phosphatase, translating to MKECKLKFTLLVPTLNEIYGMKNIMPSIKKEWFEQILVVDGGSTDGTPEWALKEGYEVVAQKRGGLRHAYTEALDSVRGDAVITFSPDGNSIAELLPELMAKMSEGDYDMVIVSRYAPGAKSEDDDFLTGFGNWFFTKLINIVHGGKYTDIFVMYRAWKKEIFYSLKLHEDSSYAFEESLFFTTLGIEPLLCIRALKNKLKIAEIPGNEPKRIGGTRKLQIFQWGASYIWQIFRELFIKI from the coding sequence ATGAAGGAGTGCAAATTGAAATTTACGCTGCTTGTCCCCACATTGAATGAAATCTACGGAATGAAAAACATAATGCCGTCGATAAAGAAAGAATGGTTTGAACAGATACTTGTAGTCGACGGCGGATCGACGGACGGCACTCCCGAGTGGGCGTTGAAGGAGGGTTATGAAGTCGTTGCGCAGAAGCGCGGCGGTCTGCGCCACGCCTATACCGAGGCGCTTGATTCCGTTCGCGGCGACGCCGTAATAACATTCAGTCCCGACGGCAATTCCATAGCGGAACTTCTGCCGGAACTTATGGCCAAAATGAGCGAAGGCGATTACGATATGGTGATAGTATCCAGATACGCCCCCGGCGCCAAAAGCGAAGACGATGATTTTCTGACGGGTTTCGGCAACTGGTTTTTTACCAAGTTGATAAATATAGTTCACGGCGGCAAATATACCGACATATTCGTTATGTACCGCGCATGGAAAAAAGAAATATTTTACTCCTTGAAACTGCACGAAGATTCATCCTACGCTTTTGAAGAGTCGCTGTTTTTTACCACGCTCGGGATAGAGCCGCTTTTGTGCATAAGGGCGTTGAAAAACAAACTTAAAATAGCCGAGATTCCGGGCAATGAGCCAAAAAGAATAGGCGGTACCAGAAAACTTCAGATATTCCAATGGGGCGCTTCTTACATTTGGCAGATATTCAGAGAACTTTTTATAAAGATATGA
- a CDS encoding glycosyl transferase family 2 → MPAYNASKTLEATVKAIPSGSVDEIVLVDDCSSDDTVAIAERLGLSVVKHEKNRGYGANQKTCYAEALRRGADVIVMVHPDYQYDPRVVPYMTGLIADGVCDVMLGNRIRTRREALSGGMPVYKYYANRVLTAAENFALGQNLGEFHSGLRAYARSVLKKINWMNNSDDFVFDQEFLIQAAFFGFKIGDVPVPTKYFKEASSISFKRSVEYGLSTLGALLKYILHKSGIIKSGLFVPPDGNAR, encoded by the coding sequence ATGCCCGCCTACAACGCGTCCAAAACCCTGGAGGCCACCGTAAAGGCCATACCGTCGGGATCCGTCGACGAGATAGTGCTGGTCGACGATTGTTCCTCCGACGACACCGTCGCCATAGCGGAGCGGTTGGGACTTTCCGTTGTAAAACACGAAAAAAACCGCGGCTACGGCGCGAACCAAAAAACCTGCTATGCCGAGGCCTTGCGCCGTGGCGCCGACGTAATAGTGATGGTTCATCCCGATTATCAATATGACCCGCGCGTCGTGCCGTATATGACGGGACTTATCGCCGACGGCGTTTGCGACGTTATGCTCGGCAACAGAATAAGAACCCGCCGCGAGGCGCTTTCCGGCGGGATGCCCGTCTACAAGTATTACGCAAACAGAGTTCTTACCGCGGCCGAGAATTTCGCGCTGGGACAGAATCTGGGAGAATTTCACTCGGGGCTCAGGGCTTACGCAAGAAGCGTGCTTAAAAAAATCAACTGGATGAATAATTCCGACGACTTCGTGTTCGACCAGGAATTCCTGATACAGGCGGCTTTTTTCGGATTCAAGATAGGCGACGTCCCGGTGCCGACCAAATATTTTAAGGAAGCGTCGTCAATCAGTTTCAAAAGAAGCGTCGAATACGGACTGTCCACCCTCGGCGCGCTGCTGAAGTATATTTTGCATAAAAGCGGAATCATTAAGTCGGGACTGTTTGTTCCGCCCGACGGGAATGCCCGATGA